A genomic region of Zalophus californianus isolate mZalCal1 chromosome 1, mZalCal1.pri.v2, whole genome shotgun sequence contains the following coding sequences:
- the P2RY1 gene encoding P2Y purinoceptor 1: MTEVRWPAVPNGTDATFLAGQGLPWGNSTAASTAAVAAASFACSLTKTGFQFYYLPAVYILVFIIGFLGNSVAIWMFVFHMKPWSGISVYMFNLALADFLYVLTLPALIFYYFNKTDWIFGDAMCKLQRFIFHVNLYGSILFLTCISAHRYSGVVYPLKSLGRLKKKNAVYISVLVWLIVVVGISPILFYSGTQVRKNKTITCYDTTSDEYLRSYFIYSMCTTVAMFCVPLVLILGCYGLIVRALIYNDLDNSPLRRKSIYLVIIVLTVFAVSYIPFHVMKTMNLRARLDFQTPEMCAFNDRVYATYQVTRGLASLNSCVDPILYFLAGDTFRRRLSRATRKASRRSEANLQSKSEDMTLNILSEFKQNGDTSL; this comes from the coding sequence ATGACCGAGGTGCGGTGGCCGGCTGTCCCCAATGGGACGGACGCTACCTTCCTGGCTGGTCAGGGTTTGCCCTGGGGGAACAGCACTGCAGCCTCCACCGCTGCTGTCGCAGCAGCCTCGTTCGCATGCTCGCTGACCAAGACGGGCTTCCAGTTCTACTACCTGCCGGCTGTCTACATCTTGGTGTTCATTATCGGCTTCTTGGGCAACAGCGTGGCGATCTGGATGTTCGTCTTCCACATGAAGCCGTGGAGCGGCATCTCCGTGTACATGTTCAACTTGGCCCTGGCCGACTTCTTGTACGTGCTGACTCTGCCCGCGCTCATCTTCTACTACTTCAATAAGACGGACTGGATCTTTGGGGATGCCATGTGCAAGCTGCAGAGGTTCATCTTCCATGTGAACCTCTATGGCAGCATCCTGTTCCTAACCTGCATCAGCGCGCACCGGTACAGTGGCGTGGTGTACCCGCTCAAGTCTCTGGGCCGGCTCAAGAAGAAGAACGCAGTCTATATCAGCGTGCTGGTGTGGCTCATCGTGGTGGTGGGCATCTCCCCCATCCTCTTCTACTCAGGCACCCAGGTCcggaaaaacaaaaccatcacCTGCTACGACACCACCTCCGACGAGTACCTGCGGAGTTATTTCATCTACAGCATGTGCACAACCGTGGCCATGTTCTGTGTCCCCTTGGTATTGATTCTGGGCTGTTACGGATTAATTGTGAGGGCTTTGATCTACAACGATCTGGACAACTCTCCTCTGAGGAGGAAATCCATTTACCTGGTGATTATTGTACTGACTGTCTTTGCTGTCTCTTACATCCCTTTCCATGtgatgaaaacaatgaatttgaGGGCCCGGCTGGATTTTCAGACCCCAGAAATGTGTGCTTTCAATGACAGGGTTTATGCCACTTATCAGGTGACAAGAGGTCTAGCAAGTCTCAACAGTTGTGTGGACCCCATTCTCTATTTCTTGGCAGGAGATACTTTCAGGAGGAGACTCTCCAGAGCCACTAGGAAAGCTTCCAGAAGAAGTGAGGCAAATTTGCAGTCCAAGAGTGAAGACATGACCCTCAATATTTTATCTGAATTCAAGCAGAATGGAGATACAAGCTTGTGA